One region of Pseudomonas sp. ABC1 genomic DNA includes:
- a CDS encoding dihydroorotase: MADILIRNARLVNEGREFDGDLLVAHGRIEKIAGSIEGVRARMEIDANGQWLLPGMIDDQVHFREPGAPHKGCIASESRAAVAGGITSFMDMPNTRPATLTLEALADKKRRAARGARANYGFHFGVSQDNLDTVAALDPREVAGVKVFMGASTGDMLVDDPVLLERLFACVPTILLAHCEDTPSILRNEARLRAQYGAAIPPAAHALIRDAEACYRSSSLAVGLARRFATRLHVLHLTTARELALFEPGPLAGKRITAEVCLHHLLFDDSDYARLGHLIKCNPAIKQRSDRDALRQALLCDRIDVIGSDHAPHSLEEKQRDYALAPAGLPLVQHALPALLELVDEKVLPLTRLVHKTSHAVAELFAIRERGYLREGYWADLALVERLPRPWPVEEQPLLAQCGWTPFQGRRFRHIVRTTLVSGQLAWHGGRVQDDCQGLPLAFER; this comes from the coding sequence ATGGCCGATATCCTCATCCGCAATGCCCGCCTGGTGAACGAAGGGCGCGAGTTCGACGGCGATCTGCTAGTCGCCCATGGGCGTATCGAGAAGATCGCCGGCAGTATCGAGGGCGTGCGCGCCCGGATGGAGATCGATGCCAACGGGCAATGGCTGCTGCCGGGCATGATCGATGACCAGGTGCACTTCCGCGAGCCAGGTGCGCCGCACAAAGGTTGTATCGCCAGCGAGTCGCGGGCGGCGGTGGCGGGGGGCATCACCAGTTTCATGGACATGCCCAACACCCGCCCGGCAACCCTGACCCTGGAAGCCTTGGCCGACAAGAAACGCCGTGCGGCCCGTGGTGCCCGGGCCAACTATGGCTTTCACTTCGGTGTCAGCCAGGACAACCTGGACACCGTTGCCGCCCTCGACCCGCGCGAGGTGGCCGGGGTCAAGGTGTTCATGGGGGCCTCGACCGGCGACATGCTGGTGGACGATCCCGTGCTGCTGGAGCGGCTGTTCGCCTGCGTGCCGACCATTCTGCTGGCGCATTGCGAGGACACGCCGAGCATCCTGCGCAACGAGGCGCGGCTGCGTGCGCAGTATGGCGCGGCGATCCCGCCCGCCGCTCATGCGCTGATCCGCGATGCCGAGGCCTGCTACCGCTCGTCCAGCCTGGCTGTCGGGCTGGCCCGCCGCTTCGCCACCCGCCTGCATGTGCTGCACCTGACCACGGCCCGCGAGCTGGCGCTGTTCGAGCCCGGCCCGCTGGCAGGCAAGCGCATCACCGCCGAAGTCTGCCTGCACCATCTGCTGTTCGACGACAGCGACTATGCGCGCCTCGGCCACCTGATCAAGTGCAACCCGGCGATCAAGCAGCGCAGCGACCGCGATGCCTTGCGCCAGGCGCTGCTGTGCGACCGCATCGACGTGATCGGCAGCGACCATGCGCCCCACAGCCTGGAGGAAAAACAGCGCGACTATGCCCTGGCGCCGGCGGGCCTGCCGCTGGTGCAGCACGCCTTGCCGGCCCTGCTGGAACTGGTGGACGAGAAGGTGTTGCCGCTGACCCGGCTGGTGCACAAGACCAGCCACGCGGTCGCCGAGCTGTTCGCCATCCGCGAGCGTGGCTACCTGCGCGAAGGCTATTGGGCCGACCTGGCCCTGGTCGAACGCCTGCCGCGCCCCTGGCCGGTGGAAGAACAACCGCTGCTGGCGCAGTGCGGCTGGACGCCGTTCCAGGGGCGCCGTTTCCGCCACATCGTGCGCACCACCCTGGTCTCCGGGCAACTGGCCTGGCACGGCGGGCGCGTGCAGGACGACTGCCAGGGGCTGCCGCTCGCCTTCGAGCGCTGA
- a CDS encoding carbonate dehydratase: protein MIRRNPSGHLPLIAESAYIDKTAIICGKVEIRDNVFVGPYAVIRADEVDDSGDMQPIIIGANSNIQDGVVIHSKSGAAVTIGEYTSIAHRSIVHGPCVVGDRVFIGFNSVLFNCHIGDGSVVRHNSVVDGRDLPPSFYVPPTEHIGPHTDLERYPPVSISASEFSEDVARTNIDLVRGYKALQNEF from the coding sequence ATGATCCGCAGGAACCCGTCCGGCCACCTGCCGCTGATCGCCGAGTCGGCCTATATCGACAAGACCGCGATCATCTGCGGCAAGGTGGAGATTCGCGACAATGTCTTCGTCGGTCCCTATGCGGTGATCCGCGCCGACGAGGTGGACGACAGCGGCGATATGCAGCCGATCATCATCGGCGCCAATTCCAATATCCAGGATGGCGTGGTGATCCACTCCAAGTCCGGCGCCGCCGTGACCATCGGCGAGTACACCTCGATTGCCCATCGTTCCATCGTGCACGGCCCCTGTGTGGTCGGCGATCGGGTCTTCATCGGCTTCAACAGTGTGCTGTTCAATTGCCATATCGGCGACGGCAGCGTGGTGCGGCACAACTCGGTGGTGGACGGGCGCGACCTGCCGCCCAGCTTCTACGTGCCGCCAACCGAACACATCGGCCCGCACACCGACCTCGAACGCTACCCGCCGGTGAGCATCTCGGCCTCGGAGTTCTCCGAGGATGTCGCCCGCACCAATATCGACCTGGTGCGGGGCTACAAGGCCCTGCAGAACGAGTTCTGA
- the folE2 gene encoding GTP cyclohydrolase FolE2 — MSTLLPDVALTERSSTCVALDWVGMDGIDLPIMLDEPGFTYPVPARAHAQVDLPDPTIKGIHMSRLYRLLDGFSDAERLSPAALEKLLRAMVDSHADCHSSRARLGLSFSLLCRRPALLTEGLSGWKAYPAQVEAIWQEGRLSLQASLQVGYSSTCPCSAALTRQLIERAFREAFGTSGAVDTQQVADWLRNNATLATPHSQRSVADVRVRLESGARSLGLLALVDRIEAALGTPLQTAVKRADEQAFARLNGQNLMYVEDAARRLRQAIDGLYPGSSVSVRHVESLHPHDAVASSAQGWPDEVRP; from the coding sequence ATGAGTACCTTGCTGCCTGACGTTGCCCTGACGGAGCGTTCCTCGACCTGTGTCGCCCTGGACTGGGTCGGCATGGACGGGATCGACCTGCCCATCATGCTGGACGAGCCCGGCTTCACCTATCCCGTGCCGGCGCGGGCGCACGCCCAGGTCGACCTGCCCGACCCGACCATCAAGGGCATCCATATGTCGCGCCTGTACCGGCTGCTGGATGGCTTCTCGGATGCCGAACGGCTAAGCCCCGCCGCCTTGGAGAAACTCCTGCGGGCGATGGTGGACAGCCATGCCGATTGCCATTCGAGCCGTGCCCGTCTGGGGCTGTCCTTTTCCCTGCTGTGCCGCCGTCCGGCGTTGCTGACCGAAGGGTTGAGCGGTTGGAAAGCCTACCCGGCGCAGGTCGAGGCCATCTGGCAGGAGGGACGCCTGTCGCTGCAGGCTTCGCTGCAGGTCGGCTACTCGTCCACCTGCCCCTGCTCGGCGGCCTTGACCCGGCAGTTGATAGAGCGCGCCTTCCGCGAGGCGTTCGGCACATCAGGCGCCGTGGATACGCAACAAGTGGCGGACTGGCTGCGTAACAACGCGACCCTGGCGACGCCCCACAGCCAGCGCAGCGTCGCCGATGTGCGGGTGCGGCTGGAGAGCGGGGCGCGCAGCCTGGGGCTGCTGGCCCTGGTCGACCGTATCGAGGCGGCCCTGGGCACGCCGTTGCAGACGGCGGTCAAGCGGGCGGACGAACAGGCCTTCGCCCGCCTGAACGGGCAGAACCTGATGTACGTCGAGGACGCCGCGCGCCGGCTGCGGCAGGCCATCGATGGCCTGTACCCCGGCTCCAGCGTGAGCGTCAGGCACGTCGAGAGCCTGCACCCGCACGATGCCGTGGCCAGTAGCGCGCAGGGCTGGCCGGACGAGGTGCGCCCATGA
- a CDS encoding class I SAM-dependent methyltransferase — protein sequence MPSSAPRIRVEALDSLYIDRARAWADRLGLPLGQDDADFVLQLGDNGLQLLELGPQAPGAVRVDFVEGAVAHRRQFGGGSGQMIAKAVGIAPGIRPRVLDATAGLGRDAFVLATLGCEVRMIERQPLVAALLEDGLARAAQSADVQDIMQRMALLPGNAIELMRDWSDEPPQVVYLDPMFPHRDKSALVKKEMRLFRPFVGDDLDAPALLAEALRLASHRVVVKRPRKAPALEGAEPSYRLEGKSSRYDIYAKKSLKG from the coding sequence ATGCCTTCTTCTGCCCCGCGTATTCGTGTCGAAGCGCTCGATTCCCTTTACATCGATCGAGCACGTGCCTGGGCGGATCGCCTGGGTTTGCCGCTTGGCCAGGATGATGCGGATTTCGTCTTGCAACTGGGCGATAACGGCCTGCAGCTGCTTGAGCTGGGGCCACAGGCACCGGGGGCGGTGCGGGTCGATTTCGTCGAGGGCGCGGTGGCGCATCGCCGTCAGTTCGGCGGTGGCAGCGGGCAGATGATCGCCAAGGCGGTCGGAATCGCGCCGGGCATTCGGCCGCGGGTGCTGGACGCCACCGCCGGGCTTGGCCGGGATGCATTCGTGCTGGCTACCCTGGGCTGCGAGGTGCGGATGATCGAGCGCCAACCGCTGGTCGCTGCGCTGCTGGAGGACGGCCTGGCGCGTGCCGCGCAGTCGGCGGACGTACAGGACATCATGCAGCGCATGGCGTTGTTGCCAGGCAATGCCATCGAACTGATGCGCGACTGGAGCGACGAGCCACCGCAAGTGGTCTATCTGGACCCGATGTTTCCGCATCGCGACAAGAGTGCGCTGGTCAAGAAGGAGATGCGGCTGTTCCGGCCATTCGTCGGCGACGACCTGGATGCACCGGCGCTACTGGCCGAGGCCTTGCGCCTAGCCAGTCACCGGGTGGTGGTCAAGCGGCCGCGCAAGGCGCCCGCGTTGGAAGGTGCCGAGCCCTCCTATCGTCTGGAAGGCAAGTCCAGTCGCTATGACATCTATGCCAAGAAGAGCCTGAAAGGCTGA
- a CDS encoding DUF72 domain-containing protein, whose amino-acid sequence MTVLPYFIGCPSWNESAWRGSLYPTAMPASDFLSHYCSVFNCVEGNTTLYAWPSEEKVRRWLALMPEGFRFCAKFPREISQAQDLRMALEQVDAFERLMAPLGSRITPFWLQLPASFGPSRLPELVALFEHVRVPLALEVRHRAFFAKGDEERALNRLLLDRGIERICLDSRALFSCHSDDPALLHAQSKKPRLPPRPAAFSDSPQVRFIGHPELSANDPFLAPWLDKLAGWIEQGRTPHIYLHTPDNHRAPELALRFHRQLAERLPGLPELHWPEPPEEAQLSLLE is encoded by the coding sequence CTGACCGTGCTGCCTTATTTCATCGGCTGTCCCTCCTGGAACGAGTCCGCCTGGCGCGGCTCCCTGTACCCGACAGCGATGCCGGCCAGCGACTTTCTCAGTCACTACTGTTCGGTCTTCAACTGCGTCGAGGGCAATACCACTCTTTATGCCTGGCCCAGTGAGGAAAAGGTTCGTCGCTGGCTGGCGTTGATGCCCGAGGGCTTTCGCTTCTGCGCCAAGTTCCCACGGGAAATCAGCCAGGCCCAGGACTTGCGCATGGCACTGGAGCAGGTGGATGCCTTCGAGCGCCTGATGGCACCGTTGGGCTCGCGTATCACGCCGTTCTGGTTGCAACTGCCGGCCAGCTTCGGCCCCTCGCGCCTGCCAGAGCTGGTGGCGCTGTTCGAGCATGTCCGGGTGCCGCTGGCACTCGAAGTGCGGCACCGGGCGTTCTTTGCCAAGGGCGACGAGGAGCGGGCGCTCAACCGACTGTTGCTGGACAGGGGTATCGAGCGTATCTGCCTGGATTCAAGGGCACTGTTCAGTTGCCATTCGGACGACCCCGCGCTGTTGCACGCGCAAAGCAAGAAACCTCGGCTGCCGCCACGGCCAGCGGCTTTCAGCGACAGCCCGCAAGTGCGCTTTATCGGGCATCCCGAACTGTCGGCCAATGACCCTTTCCTGGCGCCCTGGCTGGACAAACTGGCCGGCTGGATCGAGCAGGGCCGCACGCCACATATCTATCTGCATACCCCGGACAACCACCGGGCGCCGGAGCTGGCGCTGCGCTTTCACCGGCAACTGGCCGAGCGCCTGCCCGGGTTGCCGGAGCTGCACTGGCCTGAGCCGCCCGAGGAAGCGCAGCTGTCGTTGCTGGAATAG
- the tsaB gene encoding tRNA (adenosine(37)-N6)-threonylcarbamoyltransferase complex dimerization subunit type 1 TsaB: MTTLLALDTATEACSVALLHAGRVTSRYEVIPRLHAKRLLPMVRELLDEAGVPLTAVDAIAFGRGPGAFTGVRIAVGVVQGLAFALERPVLPISTLAVLAQRALREHGARQVAAAIDARMDELYWGCFVEREGEMGLAGLEAVLPPEHVTLPRASAGEWFGAGTGWGLASRIPVSVQGSDASMLPHAEDLLTLARFAWARGEALEADQAQPVYLRDNVATVKQQK, encoded by the coding sequence ATGACGACCTTGCTGGCTCTGGATACCGCGACCGAAGCCTGTTCGGTGGCGTTGTTGCACGCCGGGCGTGTGACCAGCCGCTACGAAGTGATTCCACGACTGCATGCCAAGCGCCTGCTGCCGATGGTGCGTGAGCTGCTGGATGAGGCCGGTGTGCCGCTGACAGCGGTCGATGCCATCGCCTTTGGCCGTGGCCCCGGTGCCTTTACCGGCGTCCGTATCGCCGTGGGCGTGGTGCAGGGGCTGGCGTTCGCTCTGGAGCGTCCGGTGCTGCCGATTTCCACCCTTGCAGTGCTCGCCCAGCGTGCGCTGCGTGAGCATGGTGCGCGGCAGGTGGCAGCAGCCATCGATGCACGGATGGATGAGCTGTATTGGGGATGCTTCGTCGAGCGTGAGGGTGAGATGGGCCTGGCGGGCCTGGAGGCAGTCCTGCCACCAGAGCACGTGACTCTGCCTCGCGCCAGCGCTGGCGAATGGTTCGGCGCCGGCACGGGTTGGGGATTGGCATCGCGCATACCGGTGTCGGTGCAGGGCAGCGATGCCAGTATGCTGCCCCATGCCGAGGACCTGCTGACCCTGGCTCGCTTCGCCTGGGCGCGGGGCGAGGCGCTGGAGGCCGATCAGGCCCAGCCGGTCTATCTGCGAGACAACGTGGCCACGGTGAAGCAGCAGAAGTGA